gtaaagaggcgggacgtgggtgaagctgaggtgactggttgctgaaaccacgcccgcctagctcgatttTAGTGACCGCAGTGGCTattcaaccgtcactcaagtggccacgcccttaattatgcagaactttaaagcttCATATAATTTCAACGGAGGAGTTACAAAAgaattcaccccctcacagttgtcatgaagggcaaacttAGCTTTACAgatcaaaaacactttttgtgccaggctgtaaacatattattttctactgtaaagttaagcattttaacatggaggtctataggaattgactcccttttggagccagcctctagcagCTAGTCGATGAATTgtagtttaagtcacttccgtattggatTCATCAGAGAGCTCGGAGGGTTGCCCCTCGGTTAAAACCAGCAAGTGTGTTCCGGCTTCCTGACACGCAGGCATTTAATGACACGCTCGGATTAATTCCATCAGTTTTATGAAGGTTGCGGTCATTACAGTGTTGCCCTTGATTCTTTTTCGTCCAACAAACAAGTGACTTGTCATTAATATGTAAAAACttaacaaatacataaatgagtaaactactgccccccccccccccccccccgaaaTAAATGGCAAAAATTAATGTCAACAACTAGCTAGGTTGCTGATTACCTTATCCAGGTATCGCCCATACGGTTTGTTTATGTGACATTCAATATAAAGCCTATTTAGCTATGAGGTGGATAAAATGACAGCATCTCTGTTGTTTCTTTGTTGCAGGTCTCTTTGAGCTATAGACATCATGACGCACCAGTATCCCGCTCTTACGACCGCGCAGAAGAAGGAGCTGGAGGAAATTGCTCAGCGTATCGTAGCTCCAGGGAAGGGCATCCTGGCTGCAGATGAATCCAcaggttaaaaaaacataatatcaACAACCTATCATGTAGTGACCAACACAAATGTTATGTCCATCTAACACAAGTGTGTATCTTTACAGGTAGCATGGCTAAGCGCCTGAACCCCATCGGTGTTGAGAACACAGAGGAGAACCGTCGTCTGTATCGTCAGCTTCTTTTCACGGCCGACGAACGCATTGACCAGTGCATCGGTGGTGTCATCTTTTTCCACGAGACCCTCTATCAAAACGCAGATGATGGCACCAACTTCGCCGAATTGATTAAAAACAGGGGCATTGTTGTGGGCATCAAGGTTGACAAGACTGTTTTATTAGTTTGATTtagtttaatttttaaatgcatactcttatgtataaataattaatttacaaataatgattaaataaattgtgactgactgtatatatacaatataatccACTATGTAAGTGGTTTTCATgtaaaaagatgtaaaaaaaaaaacatttgatctTTAAGCTGCTATTATTTATTAGTGCTCATTAAGGGGGAAAGCCGAGTTTATAAATAACACAGTAGGTTGAGGATTACAATGAGATTGTCAGGTTAAAGGAGGTTGTTTATGTTTGCCGTAAACGGCTATTCCGATATGTGCAAGGCTTTTTATAGCTGTGTTTGCAATATAGATAATTGcgcaattttatttttacattgcttttaaaaacaaaacaaaaaatgttcttGATCATAAATGTGTTCGTTGATATCTTGCACAATTATGCTTTAAATGATTActccacttttataaaaaaatcccaataatttatccaatgtatcattttttgaggaaacatttcagaatttttctctatatagtggactttagtgagCCAACGATTTGCAGATTtcatgcagcttcaaagggcaaacgatcccaaccgaggcataagggaaACGATCATCATTTTCATcaaaaatgcacttttgaaccataacttcttgtTTTGAACTAgccatgtgacgcgccagcacgaccttACGTATAACGtaatcacgtcaaaaggtcacacgTTCTTGCGTAATACGTAATGTCGCACTGGCGCATCCcaaggctagtgcaagacgagaagttgtggttaaaaagtatttattatttatttttgggggcGAAAATTACGATTGTTTTGCTAAATAAGGCCCTTATGCCtcagttgggatcgtttagagcggtttaaagctgcattgaaactgtaaactgttgaggtccactaaagtcaactatatggagaaaaatataTGGTTtccgtcaaaaaaaaaaagaggaaaacataaacatcttggatgacatggggatAAGTAAATTATCAGATATTGAAAGTGGAATAAATTCCTTTAAGTAAAGTTATCTTGTTTCAAATCTCCTTATATGCattgtttgattttgagtattaTTATTTAAAGCTACAATCTGTAATTtatgcctctctatcgccatctctgtttgaaacctaaaattgcagggttttttacatatttatttaggCCGAACTAATGTATACGATGAAGTCAAACTGACTTAAATGATAAATTGTTATTATAATCTTACTGTTGCAAACTGGGGTAGGTTGTGAGGTagttttaaacaaaagttatagctttaaaaatactttttggcAGTTTGATTCTAATGAAATCAATCCTCTTCATAAACACAGGTTGACAAGGGTGTCGTCCCTCTGGCTGGAACAAATGGCGAGACCACAACACAGGGTATGCTGAAGGAACAACAATtgctacatttttttaaataaaataaaatattaaaatttagTTTTTGTTAACTCTATATCTGTTTCTCTTAAGGGCTTGATGGTCTGTCAGAACGTTGTGCTCAATACAAGAAAGATGGCGCAGACTTTGCAAAGTGGCGTTGCGTGTTGAAGATCAGCGAGACCACGCCCTCAGAATTGGCCATCATGGAGAATGCCAATGTCCTTGCTCGCTACGCCAGCATCTGCCAGCAGGTGAGCTCTTAAAAAAGACACAAGTGCAACCTCGCTcatctttgtgtttttcttaAAGCGGGGGGTCTTGTTGTTGAtgttaaatatgaaaatgtacatCAGAGTGAATACAATATATAAATGGATtgatgttaaaggggtcatagcatgacttttttcatgtttaagtggtaTAATTGGgtacccagtgcttctatcaacatagacaacctgaaaaagatcaacccggaaactttgttttggtaaaccattctctaaaagcatgtgaaaaattaggtcattcagattttgcctgttttgtgatgtAGGTAGCAGTCTAATTACCATATTACCgccccttaaagggatagttcacccaaaaatgaaaattctgtcatcatttagtccctctcatgttgttacaaacccacatacatttctttgttctaatgaacatgaaggaagatagtaggaaaaaagactACTTTGGAAgcaaatggggtccacaaatgcTTTGGTTACAAACGTTTCTTGAAATGTCTTTTttggtgttcatcagaacaaagaaatgtatacaggtttgtaacgacatgagggtgactaaatgcacaattgagtttcaatttcaacaaaccaccattatggcgatcagtgtttgcatttcatcagctcatttgcatgttaaaggacctacaaagtggctattttaacatgctataataaattatctgtggggtatatttagtttaaacttcacatacgcactttggggacaccaaagatttattttacatctttaaaaaaaactgcataatatgacccctttaaagtggTGAAAGGAAGGTGTAGAATGGTGTGATGTCTTTGCAAGCTTTTTGAaaattataatgttttttttttagaatggtATTGTGCCCATCGTGGAGCCTGAGATTTTGCCTGACGGTGACCATGACTTGAAGCGCTGCCAGTATGTTACAGAGAAGGTACATTAAAAGCAGAAGGagcatatttaattttaataaattgatTTTAACAGGGATGTAGCTAAGCTCAGTATCTAACTACTGTTTCACATGTATCTCCAGGTCCTTGCTGCCTGTTACAAAGCCCTGTCTGACCATCACGTTTATCTGGAGGGTACTCTTCTCAAACCCAACATGGTGACCGCTGGACACTCCTGCCCTACCAAATACACCAATGAGGAAATCGCCATGGCAACAGTGACAGCCCTGCGCCGCACCGTTCCCCCCGCAGTTACAGGTGAGTCAGTCAGAGGAAATAAATAGAAACGTTGACTGGTTCATACAACTGGATTTAGAGATTTTCACATGAAAAGATGAAGTCTGTTAAGTGAGGTCTTTCCAAATTATAAAATCTTTTCCGCCCAGGTGTTACGTTCCTCTCTGGAGGCCAGAGTGAGGAAGAAGCCTCCATTAACCTGAATGCCATCAACACCTGTCCTCTGAAGAAACCCTGGGCCCTTACCTTCTCTTATGGACGCGCCCTGCAGGcctctgccctaaatgcctggCGTGGAGCCAAAGAAAATGAGAAGGCCGCCACAGAGGAGTTCATCAAACGTGCTGTGGTcagtttttcaaatattttccTCTTAATGCAAATCTATAGGCTTTTTTTTTACCTGTATTGCCTGATGTGCCTCGTGCGtcagatgaaaccgtctataggcaTGTGCGACTATAACCAAAACAACATGGCAGACTACACAACTGTGTTTGTGCTGCATAAGATACGAGTTTATTAACGCTTCTCCAACAAAGTGTACAAAATTTTGCTGTTTTTAGTCAAATAAATCTACCTCATCGTCcatctaaaaacaaaactgcttGATGCTTTCGCCATCTTGAATGTTTCATTTATCGCTTTGTAGAAGAATACGTATGTGCGCAGGCatgcagtgtttctttacaaagtaacatcgccatctactggcctggcacaTGTAATACAACATTTTTAGTTGTCTTTGCAGATTTGTgttaaaggtccagtgtgtaattttttagaagaatctcttgacagaaatgcaaaatattatacaaaactatatgatcaggggtgtataaagacttttcataatgaaccgttatgtttttattaccttagaatatgatgtttttatctacatacaccgagggtccctaGTAAAAAATTTACATTAAGAATTGTAATGCGTGTTTGTATAGGGTTTACAGTAACGATCTAAACTGACTTCTTTAACGTTATAACTTTTTTCAGGTTAATGGCTTGGCTGCTCAGGGCAAGTACGTCTCAAGTGGAACCGGCGGGGCGGCAGGACAGTCCCTTTACGTAGCCAATCATGCCTACTAAACATCCTGCATCACAACCTTCCAGCTTCCGCCAGCCAATAGTATAGTGCACAGCTGCTACCCTTCCTGTCACCAACCAATCACAGGCCTGCGCTGTCTTCTGTACTTTAGGGTTGTCATTGCAGTGTCTCATTATGTatctatttaaaatataaactttagaAACGGTATATAAAGAAAGTTACATAGGAGAttaagattattattatttttaaaggttCTTGGCATGGTTTCATGCTACTGTACGATCAATAAAACAGTATTTTTGTGGCCCTGTAGACAGTTTCAAGTAATGTATGTAAATGTTCgtcaatttttttcttcaatttACATTCCGGTTTTGGCACAAACATTCTAGTTGACTTATCTATCACATTCCTTTATAGTGAAGTATGACCTCATCAATCCTCAAAATAAAGACTTGTGGATGAATTAGTTACTGGAGTGCAGTTCATTGAATGGCAGCAGGTGCAGTTTATTATGGAGGGAATGAAACagagtaatatatatataatagttCTTGTATTAAACACTGGCAGCCTCTCAACAGGTTCATGTGATTAATTCCACCAGACATTCGGAAATATTCTTTTGTGTGGTGTTGACGTTTAATATCAATGCTTTGTCTGGGCTGTGTATACTGTTCAAAAGATTTAATATAAACTACTAATATTAGTTTGAAAACATGGGAGTTGTTTTGAAATTGTGCTCTGTTGTAATTGTGTGCTTGAGTGTACCATGCTCTTCCTCTCTTCCCCTTGTTTGTGTCACAGTGCTACAtgaataatataatttaatatgggCGGAGCGGAGTGGACCAAACTGTGGAGCTTCAGGGGAGGAGAGCAGTCACTGCTCTGTTGACAAAAATGTGATCTTGTGATGTGATATTGTTCTCTAAGCACTTGTCAgatagtaaaaaataaaatactttaaaaccACATCTGGTTTATTATCTTGCAAACAACTTTATCTCTTGTTACTCATTTTGAGTGATATGGCACGGCTTGAAACTTTAAACAGATAATTAAACATATATGATCATTATTTGGCACTATATAAAATTGAAAAGTTTAagctttaaaaaattttttgaaTGTAATTGTCCTCTCGCATTTTAttagaaaatgcattttatgAGGAAACTatataataaagtatttttataattaacaatattttaatttcttaatatttattattattattataataataataaatgatgcCGTATTTTTGTATATTCAT
This sequence is a window from Misgurnus anguillicaudatus chromosome 9, ASM2758022v2, whole genome shotgun sequence. Protein-coding genes within it:
- the aldocb gene encoding fructose-bisphosphate aldolase C-B, with the translated sequence MTHQYPALTTAQKKELEEIAQRIVAPGKGILAADESTGSMAKRLNPIGVENTEENRRLYRQLLFTADERIDQCIGGVIFFHETLYQNADDGTNFAELIKNRGIVVGIKVDKGVVPLAGTNGETTTQGLDGLSERCAQYKKDGADFAKWRCVLKISETTPSELAIMENANVLARYASICQQNGIVPIVEPEILPDGDHDLKRCQYVTEKVLAACYKALSDHHVYLEGTLLKPNMVTAGHSCPTKYTNEEIAMATVTALRRTVPPAVTGVTFLSGGQSEEEASINLNAINTCPLKKPWALTFSYGRALQASALNAWRGAKENEKAATEEFIKRAVVNGLAAQGKYVSSGTGGAAGQSLYVANHAY